The sequence TAGCGCAGTAACTCCGGCAGCCACTTGGTGTTATCGACGTTCAACATCGCAAAGTTCAGATCGCCCGCAAACTCCGCCTTTACATCCGCCAGTTCCGGTGCCATTGCCCGGCAGGTCGTGCACCAATCCGCATAGAACTCCAGCAACGTCGGCTTCCCGTTCGCCGTCGCGATTTCAAGCGGCGTTGCAGCCCGCGCTTGTTTCTCGAGCGACCCAGCGGCCGAACCAGACTGCATACTGAAGAAAAAGACTGCTCCGATCGCGATCGCGCCCAAGGCTACTAGCACATTCCGCAACCGTCGGCTCAGTGCCGAACCTTCATCCAACGCGCTCGTCCCCGAACGATTGACGGGAGTCTCCACGTTTTTTCCAGACTTTTCCGACATCATCTTACGCTCCGCGATCGCATCGAATTGCTATCGACACTCTAGCAAGCTATCCCTCGCTCCCACCCCACGTGCAAACCCCATGAAAAAGCGCGTCACCCTGACATTCCCGCGCGATCGCGTTCCAGTTCCCATTACCTACCGTTTGGCGAAAGACTTCAACGTTGCTGCCAACATCATTCGCGCCCACATCGCGCCCAACCAAGTCGGCAAACTCGTCATCGAACTCCTCGGTGACATCGACGCTATCGAAGCTGCAATTGACTGGATGGGCTCCCAAGGCGTCAGCGTTTCCTTTGCCAGCCGCGAAATTCTTATTGATGAGGATTCCTGCGTCGATTGCGGACTGTGTACTGGCGTTTGTCCCTCCACGGCCCTTACCCTCGAACCGAACAGCTTCAAACTGCTCTTCACGCGATCGCGCTGCATCGTCTGCGAGCAGTGCATTCCCACTTGCCCCGTCCAAGCCATCACCACCAACTTATGAGGTGGGCTCGGGCTCTGCATGTCCCCGATCGTCTCTGATAAAGCAAGGACGTCACCCCTTACTGAGGTCGTTGGGGACGCTCGACCGCATCTGAAGTAGCGATTGCTGCCGAAATTTATGTCGTTTGCCGGCGGATGAACAAGACAATTAAGACGGTCTACAGAATTGATTCCCTTGGAACTTGCCGGCGGCAATACAGAGCCGACTGAGTTGCTCGGGCGCGCCTACTGGATGGATGCCGCCACCCCCGCACCTGCTACTGCCAGCCCCAGCCACAGTAAAAAGCAATTGCGTGCCAGATCCAGGGCCCGCTCAATTGTTTCCGGCGCGATCGCGCGCTCCGGCTCGCCCAACCGGGGTTTGAACGTCGCCGCACCTTGGTAATAGTTCGTCCCGCCGAGCTGCACTCCCAAGCTAGCCGCAAATGCACACTCGCTCCAGCCGGCATTGGGACTGGGATCCAAAGCGGCGTCGCGACGGCACAATTGCCAAACTGCCCGCGGTCGCCCGCCAAGCATAGCGATCGTCAGGACCGTCAGCCGGCACGGCAGCCACGTCAGCACATCCTCAAATCGCGCGCTGAACCACCCCAGATCTCGATATGGTTCGTACCGGTAACCCACCATCGAGTCGAGGGTGCTCGCTCCCTTGTAAGCCAGCGCCAGCGCCGGGCCAGTCACGCCTGGCAGTGCCATCCCCACAATCCCGTAGAACAGGGGAGCCGTCACCCCATCCGTCGTATTCTCCGCCACGGTCTCCAGCACCGCTCTAAGTATTTCCGGTTCGTCCAGATCCGCCGTATCCCTTCCGACATATCGACTCAGCTGCGACCTCGCTGCCGGTAAATCACCTGCTGCCAGGGGCTCCAGCACTTCGCCAGCTGCCCGCCGCAAAGTCCGCAGTGCAAAACAGCTCGCGAGCAGCACGATCTCCACAGCAATTGCCAGGCTAGGATGCAAGACTCCCGCCAACCGCACGGCACCCCATCCCACGAGTCCGCTGCCAATGATGGTGCATACGCCCATTAAGACACCTGCCAGTCGCTGCAATGACCCCCCCGGACACGTTGCGAGAATCGCGCGCGTCCCGCCGGCAATTGTTACTCCCATCACCTGGACGGGATGCAGCCATTGTTGTGGATCGCCGAGACAGAAGTCCAATCCTGCTGCCCCAACTAATATCACTGCTGCCGCGATCGCATCGTGCAACTGCTGACCTCCTGACAGGTTCTCCTTCGCCGCCAAGTATCCGATGTGGACGTGAAAACGAGAGCGATTTCAACTCACAATTGAACTGCGTAAGCGTATAACCGATCGGACGATTCGAAACAGGAGAGAAGACCCGTACAGTCGCTCAACTCGCTGCCGTTCCAACATCCGACATTTCTAGATCACAAAATTCGTTTCTTCACCCTGTGCAGCTTGCCAGCTCCGAGCATCGTAATACAGATCTGCCAAACTCACGCCATGCAAAGCTTCGTGCAGCTTGCGATGTAATTGTCGCCACAAACTTAATGTCACCCAGTCTTCTGCATGCGAGGATGCTGGCTCGTGTCGTGGCAACGGCTCGACCGTCTCGCCAACGGCTTCGAAAATTTCACCCACAGAAATCTCGGCAGGCGATCGCGCCAGTTGATAGCCGCCGCGGGCGCCACGGATCGAGCGGACTATCCCTGCTTGACGCAACTCGATTAGCAGCTTTTCCAGATACGGAGCGGGCAAATCCTGCCGGCTGGCGATCGCCTTCACCGAAACTGGAGTGCCATCAACTTGCAAGCTTAGATCGAGCAGCGCCTTGACGCTGTAATGTCCGCGCGTAGTCAGTTTCATGTACCAAAGCGGTATCGGAATCGATGCCGAGCCAATCGGGGCTTCTCTCAAACTTCTTTACTGTAAAACCCCCTAACCTAAAATGGTCGGTGCCCGGTCTGATATCGCCGTACAAGCATTTATAATGACGCGTTGGGCTGCTTCTCTTGCGCGTCAAAACCCTTGCCAAGAGGGCGATTCCAATCATTGGGTATTCTCGAGGTCAGTTCATTAAACTTTCAGAGCACTATTGCCTAAATAATTGGGAACGCGCGCATCCATCGTCCGTCTAGCAAGGCATCTCCGGGCATTCGGGCGGTAGAATCGTTTGACAATAGGCGTATCGATTGAGCGGTTGCCCGGCGATCGCCGCACCGTCGGGGAAATAGTAGTTGCACGCGATCGTGTGACAGCTTCTCAATTACGCAAACGGTGGGAATGTCGCGATTTTCTCGGACAGCTAGTAGTTAATTCGGTTGCATGTTGCGATCGCTTTTCGCCGTTGAATGTACTATAGTTTTAAGAAGTCAACCAACAGGTGAATTGCGGGCGACCGCATACCCGGAGTCGAGCGATTCTCTCTGTCACCCTCGTTCGTTACTTAGCGAGTTTCAATTGATGGCTACCAAAAAGAAAAAAATCGAGCTGCTGACCGGCGAAGAGTTACTCAAGAAAGTCGACGAGCTCGGCGACCTCAGTAAAGTGGAGAAGGCTCGAGAGTGCGGTTACTACACCGTCACAAAGAATAACGTCGAGCGCGTGAACATGATGAAGTTCTACAACGCGCTGATTGAAGCCAAGGGAGTCGAACTCGACAGTAGTGGCAACGGACACGGACGTGGAGGTCGTTCGGCCAGCTATCGCATCAGCGTGCAGTCGAATGGCAATTTGCTTATCGGCTCGGCGTATACGAAAAAGATGAGTCTTAACCCAGGCGACGAGTTCGAGATTACACTTGGTCGCAAGCACATCCACCTCAAACAAGTTGGGGCGGGTGACGACGAGGAATAAATTTTCGACTACCCCAAGGGGTCTACCCTGCCGATTTGATTTAAAGGTTTGAAGGATATTGGCAGGCAAACGATAGTGAGATCGTGTGCCGGCTTGAGATGGCTGCTTCGCGGCACTCCAGTCCTAGGAGTGCCGCGTTTGGTGCGTGTGGGTTCGAGGTGCGGATATTCTGTTGACCCTAGCCCGGCTGACATTGAGCTACGGGAATTGATGCGTCTTCTACCGCGGACAGTTTTCTCACCATGACTAGCTTGGGTCCAATCTCCCGACCGGGCAGGGACTCGAACTGCAAGGCAGCCAAGGTTTCCGGATCGAGTAGGAAATGCGAGCCGGCCTCGGCTGCATGCCAGCGTTCGCAAGCGTTATCCGCCGATACTGGCATCACTCGACGGCCGCTGTAGAAACTGAGCGACGGTCGTTCCTTCGGCGCAATGTACACGGGCTCCGATACAGGTAGATTGTGGATCTCTGCGGCAACGGGAAGCACCGGGAACGCTTCCTCTAACTCCCACAACCAAGCTGGGGTAGAAAAAAAGACGAATAACGACACGTAAGTACCCCAAAAGAGTATGGCAATAAATTGCGGATCGCGACGCCAGAGCAATAATGCCGACATCCCTTGTGTCAGTGCCAGACACGCCACGGCGATAACAACCCCGGTAATGCCATTGTTGTTGGTTTGCACTAGGTGTAGACCGTAAACTGCGGCCGTTAAACTCAATCCTGCTGCCCCTAGCGCCCAGAACTTGGGATAAGGTTGGGCTGCCGGGCGGCACTCGAGGTCCGCGAGTGCCGCTCCAGCTGCTAAAGCTAGCCCAGGATAGATCGGCAGCACGTACCAGTACAATTTTGTGGACATCAATGTAACTGCTGTGAAGTAGAGCCCGCACCACACCATGACTAGCCGCGCCCAACTCCACGGGTGCTCCCGCCCCGCCAGATTCAGTCCCCATGCTGCCACTACCAACCACGGCAACGAACGCAGCATCTGCAGCAGATAAAACCAAGGTGGTTCGGCATGTTCGTCCACTGTTGACCAGATGCGTTCGGCTGACTGCGCCCAGAGTGCGGTTTCTGCAAACGTCTCGGCGTAGCGCGACCACTGAGCTGCGTACCATGCGATCGCAGGTGCGCTACCAAGCGTAAGCCCGCACCAGAACGACAAACTGAGGAATAATCGAGGCGTATCCCACAGCACGAACGCCCCCAGGATCGCGCCGACGAGCAAGCCAGCGATGCCCTTTGTCAGCACCATCAAACTCAGCCCCAGTCCGATACCCAAACTCCAGCGTGCGTCCCGTCGCGATCGCAATACGCACCACAGGGTCAGGATGGCAAAGCAGGTCAGCGCTCCATCCAGCATTGCCAAACGACCGTGCCGTATCACGGGCAGCGTCGTCAGATAGACTAGTGCCGCGAGCAATGCCGGGCGTCTTGTGGGAAATAGCTCGCACCCGACTCCATACAGCAACGGCACTGACAGAGCTGTCAGCAATGCTCCCGGAAAACGTGCCGTCCAGGCTGTTGCAGACCCGCCAAATCTGTAAGCAAGCGCGACGAGATTGTGGACGAGCGGGGGTTTGTTGAGATAAGGCTTGCCCCAAAGCGTCGGGAACAACCAGTGCTGCGATCCGGAGGGTGCGATCCAGATTTCACGCGCCACCTGCGCCACGATCCCTTCATCCCAGTCACGCAGCGGTACGCCACCTAAATTAACTGTGGCTAACGCGATCGCGGCAATGAACAATCCAACAATCCACGCACCCTCACTCCAGTCCAGTCGCTGGCGCACCCGTTGCCGCGCGCGGTCCCAGGCAAATGCTTGACGACTCATGATTCCTGTTTAGCGACCCATTAGACCGCAAACGTCTCGCGCGTTGCGCCATATGGTCTGCCCTGGCAAGAGCTTCCCATCACTCTTTTAACGCCTTCCCGATTGAGGGGGCAGCACCATCAGTGGAGACGGGCTACTACAAAGCCTTCTCATTCTATCGGGCACTGCGCCGCCCCCATGCAGTTGGGTTTAAAACTGCCTTACTCGCAATCGGTTGAGCTGATTTGCAGGGAATTCAAGGAGTCCAATAAGCAGAAATACTAGTGCTAATATAGGGTGAACTAATACAGGCGTCTGAAAAGCTCTGGCATAGCGTTCCTTTTGTGCTGCACGAACGGCGGCAGTATAAGGACGGGAAAGTTGGAGCGACTTATTCGCCAACCCTGCAGAGCAGCTGCAACGTTAGGAGTTTGCTCCGCATCTTTAGTTTCGCAGAGCATTTGCGCACTCCCGAATGGTTGCATGGCTATTGTCAGTTTGCAAAGGCTGTAGGATGAGCTCTCTGTTTGTTGCTTTCACAGAAGTTGCCACCTTCCCGACAGGTAGGACTTAACATACTCGGTACATGGAAGGATTCTCGCTGACCCTGCAGATTGTCATTGCTGTCTTCGCCGGGATCGGCGCGCAGGTGCTGGGCGAAACCTTAAAGGTACCGAGCATTGTTTTTCTGCTGCTATCCGGACTCTTGCTTGGATCGGAGGGACTCGGACTGCTTCGACCGTCTGAGCTGGGTGTAGGGCTCGAGTCCCTCGTGGCGCTGTCGGTCGCAATCATTTTGTTCGAAGGGGGGCTCAACCTGTCCCTCCGCGACCTCGGCCGCGTGTCGAGCAGCCTGCGCAATTTGGTGACGCTTGGGACCGGATTAACGCTGGCTGGAGGCGGCATGGCAGCGCACTGGTTGGGCGAGTTCCCTTGGCAGCTTGCCTTCCTCTATGCGTCGTTAGTGGTGGTTACCGGGCCGACGGTGATCGGGCCGCTGCTCAAGCAAGTTGCAGTCGACAAACAGGTAGCAACGCTGCTCGAAGGGGAAGGGGTATTGATCGATCCGGTTGGTGCCATTTTGGCGGTGGTCGTGCTGGATACGATCCTCAACAGCAACGCCGATGCAGTCGTCGACGTTCTAGTCGGGCTGGCACTGCGCTCGGCAATCGGGATTGGTTTGGGCATCGCAGGTGGCAGTCTGCTGGGGTTAGCGCTACGGCGGCTCAATTTTTTATCTGAGGACCTTAAGAACCTCGTTGTCCTGGCAGGTGTCTGGGGGTTGTTCGGACTCTCACAGATGCTACAAAGCGAGTCGGGTTTGATGACAACAGTCGTTGCGGGCATCGTTCTGCGCGACTTCTCAGTGCCCGAAGAGCGCATGCTGCGACGCTTTAAGGGTCAATTGACGTTGCTGTGCGTTTCGGTATTGTTCGTGCTGCTATCAGCAGATCTTTCGGTTGCCAGTATCGTTGCCCTGGGCTGGGGAAGCGTGCTGACGGTGCTCGTGCTCATGCTGCTCGTTCGGCCGCTGAGCGTGTGGTTGTGTACGTTTAATAGCAATCTTCACTGGCGGCAAAAGCTTTTCGTTGCATGGGTGGCTCCAAAGGGCATCGTATCGGCATCGGTGGCATCGCTGTTCGCAATATTGTTGACTCAACGCGGCTACAACGGCGGCGACTCGCTGAAAGCCATTGTTTTCTTGACCATTATGATGACCGTGTTCGCCCAGGGATTAACGGCGCGTTGGGTAGCAAATTGGTTGCAGATTACATCCGAGGAAGCTACTGGAGCCGTCATCGTCGGCTGTAATCCCCTGGGACGGTTAGTCGGACGTCTGTTTCAGGAACAGGGGGAATCGGTTGTGATGATCGACACCGACCCAGATGCTTGTGCCTTGGCTGAAGCCGATAACCTGCCGGTGTTTCAAAGCAGCGCGCTCAATGCTGACGTGTTGCATGAGGCAGGAATTGGCTCAGTCGGCACATTCCTGGCCATGACCAGCAATGGTGAGGTGAACTCGGTGCTAGCACAGCGAGCAGTGGAAGAATTCCAACCACCACGCGTATTTGCGGTTTTGCCCCAAAGTATGCCGACAGCAGCAAACGGCGTCAAGACCAAAGTCAATTCGGCGTTTGTCGCGCGACTGCCGATTAAAACTTGGAATCAATATCTCACCGAAGGGCAGATGAAGCTCGGTCGCACGGTGTTAGGGGGCGAAGGATTGTCGTTTCAGCAAGCTCACCTGCAGGCCCTGATTCGGGCTGGCGAGTTGCTGCCACTGCTGCTGCGGCGAAGCGGTCGCTTACAAATCGCAAGAGCGACAGAAGCGTGGCAGCAAGACGACGAACTTGTTTATATACTGCACGATCCGCGACCAAAACTACTCAAGCGGTTGTCGGGGAGTAGTTCGACCTCCCGGCTGGCGTTAGAGAAGCTACCTGAGGTCGAGGAAGTGCCCCTGGCTGCTCCTACGGACAAATATCCGCCAGTTGCCGACCCCCAGCTTTAGCAATAGCAAAATGCTCGAACGCTCTAGCGAGAGCGGGGTAAGTGACCCGCTCTTCTAAGCTCAGATATGCCTTGCCCGACCGAACCGGTCGGGCAAAAGACAAGCCTAAGCGGTTGCGGCCGCCTCGCGTGCAGCAGCGGCTTCATCTGGGTGGATATTGAGACGCGTAAGGTTAATGCGGCCCTTGCTGTCGAGTTCGCGGACCTTCACGACCACCTCATCGCCGATCGCAACTTCATCTTCGACCTTACCAACGCGATAGTCGGCGAGTTGCGAAATGTGGATCATGCCCTCTTTGCCCGGGGCAATTTCCACAAACGCTCCAATCGGGATGATGCGCGTGACGCGTCCTACACAAACATCGCCTTCGGTCACTTTGCGCGTCATGCCCTTAACGATACTCAGAGCGCGCTTGGCACCCTCCGAATCTGAAGACGACACGGTAACCGTTCCGTCATCTTCAATGTCGATCTTGGCTCCCGTTTGCTCGGTGATGCCCTTGATCGTGCGCCCGCCGGGCCCGATGACCAGACCGATCAGGTCGGGGTCGATTTTGTGCGACAGAAGGCGCGGTGCGAACTCCGACATCTCAGGGCGCGGTGTCGCCAATACGGCCGTCATCTTTTCCAGAATGTGCAGGCGACCGGGCAATGCCTGGCGGATCGCGTCGGCGACGACATTGAGCGGCAGACCGGTAATCTTCATATCCATCTGCAACGCTGTAATGCCCGCATCGGTCCCCGCCACCTTAAAGTCCATGTCACCGAGGAAATCCTCAATGCCTTGGATATCGGTGAGGATCCGCACTTCCTCACTTTCTTTAATCAACCCCATCGCCACACCGCCAACTGGCTTGACGATGGGGACGCCCGCATCCATTAATGCCAGGGTCGAACCGCAGACCGAGCCCATTGAGGTCGAGCCGTTCGAAGATAGCACCTCAGAAACGACCCGCAGCACGTAGGGGAAGTCTTCCTTGGGGGGCAACACCGGCACGATCGCGCGTTCGGCGAGGGCACCGTGTCCGATTTCGCGGCGGCCGGGCGAGCGCATGGGCTTGGTTTCGCCCACCGAGTAGGGTGGGAAGTTGTAGTGGTGCAGGTAGCGCTTCTCGTCGTTGGGATGCAGCTCGTCGGCCAGATCCTGGGCGTCGCTGGGGGTGCCGAGGGTGGCAACCGATAGCACCTGGGTCAGACCGCGCCGGAACATACCGCTACCGTGAACGCGCTTGGGCAACAGACCAACCCGGCAGTTAATCGGACGGACTTGGTCGAGGCTGCGGCCGTCCACTCGGACCTTGTCGCGGACGATCTGTTGGCGCATCAGCGAACGGGTCACGCCCTTGAACACTTTTGAGATTGCCTTGGCATCAGCAGCAACTCCTCGGGCAGCTGGCGCATCCTCGGGCAGCTCCGCGATCGCGCCAACGACAGTTGCCTTGACGGCGTCAAGGGCTGCATCGCGCTCGGGCTTGCTCAGCTCGAACTGCTTGAGGACCTGCTCGATATCGTCCGTGGCGCGATCGCGGATGAATGTCTCCAGCTCGGGCGCGACGGCCGGTGGCGTCTCAATGGGGATTTCGAGATCTAACTCAGCCATGAGTTCTCGCTGGGCTTGAATCAGATCGCTCGCCGCTTCGTAACCAAACTCAATCGCTTCGATCACGTCTTGCTCGGGCAACTGATTGGCACCGGCTTCGACCATTACCACGCCGTCTGGCGACCCAGCGACCACTAAGTCGAGGTCGCCCCGCGCGATCTCGTCAAAGCTGGGGTTGATAATGAAGTCGTCACCGACCAGCCCGACCCGTACGGACGCCATCGGCCCTTGAAACGGAATTCCAGCCAGGATAGTTGCGAGTGATGCTCCCGTTACCGCCAACACGTCCGGCGGCACTTGCTCGTCCATGGATAAAGTAGTTGCTACGATCTGAATATCGTCGCGAATCCACTGGGCAATTAGCGGGCGGAGCGGACGGTCGATCAGGCGGCTCGTCAGCGTTACCTTCTCGGGCGGGCGCCCCTCGCGCCGCAAAAAACCGCCGGGAATGCGACCGGCGGCGTAGAGTCTTTCTTCGTAATCAACGAGTAGCGGCAAAAAGTCGATCCCTTCGCGGGCGCTGCTGCGAGTTGCCGTTACTAGCACGGTCGTATCGCCCGACTCGATGATGGCCGATCCGCCTGCCTGCGGCGCTAGCAAGCCGATCTTGACCTTGATGTCCCGACCGCTGAAGGGGATCGAGCGCTCTAACTCTTGCATGGGTGTCGAGGTCCCTAGTCTTTATCACGTTTCTTTTGCTGTGGCAATCCTAGCACTTGCGTATTGGAGCTGCGCCGCGGGAACTGCCAGTTTGGCTGTACTCGCTGTCGCCGCGGGCACTCCCCCGCCATGGGTTACATGGGTTGGCCGACAGCAACTGCCAACCAGGCGCGATTGCGGCGCGCTAGGTTAGGGGAACTGGCGCGGCGACTGCTAGCGTTCCGACCCGAAAGAGGGTTGGTTTTGCCGTTGGCGCTCGCTGCTGCCGCGTGCGATTGACTCCTACCGAGTCGCCACCCCTTCGACTGAAAAATTGACTATCAAACGCAACGCGCAATGACCATCGAGCTACACGGGAGCTGGATTTGTGAAGAACAGCCGGGCTATCTCTTTATTTGGGGAGAAACCTGGCGAGCCCTCGGTGACGACCCCGACGAGGCTGCACCCTCTCTCGAGCACCCATATGCTGCTGACTATCGGGAGCTAAACGCATTCTGGCGCGATCGCGGTTTGCCACTGGCCGAGCTGTTTGCCGACGAGCTGCTGCAGCAAACGCGCGTGCTGGGACTGCCAACTTACGTGGCAGCCGATGGCGAGCCCTTACTGCCCTTACTGGCCGGCGATCGCGGAGCGACGAACGGCAACGAGACATCTAGCGCGATCGCGCTGCATCCGTGGGTGGTCGATGGCATTCGCTTGCGTCCCGGGCATGCCCTGCAACTG comes from Rubidibacter lacunae KORDI 51-2 and encodes:
- a CDS encoding thioredoxin family protein encodes the protein METPVNRSGTSALDEGSALSRRLRNVLVALGAIAIGAVFFFSMQSGSAAGSLEKQARAATPLEIATANGKPTLLEFYADWCTTCRAMAPELADVKAEFAGDLNFAMLNVDNTKWLPELLRYRVDGIPHFVYLDRSGEPVGMAIGEQPRSLLEENLQALVVGEALPSVRRGRTSELDTPGFEAPPAGNADPRSHGAQVRS
- a CDS encoding NIL domain-containing protein, whose protein sequence is MKKRVTLTFPRDRVPVPITYRLAKDFNVAANIIRAHIAPNQVGKLVIELLGDIDAIEAAIDWMGSQGVSVSFASREILIDEDSCVDCGLCTGVCPSTALTLEPNSFKLLFTRSRCIVCEQCIPTCPVQAITTNL
- the cbiB gene encoding adenosylcobinamide-phosphate synthase CbiB, which codes for MHDAIAAAVILVGAAGLDFCLGDPQQWLHPVQVMGVTIAGGTRAILATCPGGSLQRLAGVLMGVCTIIGSGLVGWGAVRLAGVLHPSLAIAVEIVLLASCFALRTLRRAAGEVLEPLAAGDLPAARSQLSRYVGRDTADLDEPEILRAVLETVAENTTDGVTAPLFYGIVGMALPGVTGPALALAYKGASTLDSMVGYRYEPYRDLGWFSARFEDVLTWLPCRLTVLTIAMLGGRPRAVWQLCRRDAALDPSPNAGWSECAFAASLGVQLGGTNYYQGAATFKPRLGEPERAIAPETIERALDLARNCFLLWLGLAVAGAGVAASIQ
- a CDS encoding Rrf2 family transcriptional regulator, which produces MKLTTRGHYSVKALLDLSLQVDGTPVSVKAIASRQDLPAPYLEKLLIELRQAGIVRSIRGARGGYQLARSPAEISVGEIFEAVGETVEPLPRHEPASSHAEDWVTLSLWRQLHRKLHEALHGVSLADLYYDARSWQAAQGEETNFVI
- a CDS encoding AbrB family transcriptional regulator, with product MATKKKKIELLTGEELLKKVDELGDLSKVEKARECGYYTVTKNNVERVNMMKFYNALIEAKGVELDSSGNGHGRGGRSASYRISVQSNGNLLIGSAYTKKMSLNPGDEFEITLGRKHIHLKQVGAGDDEE
- a CDS encoding ArnT family glycosyltransferase, producing the protein MSRQAFAWDRARQRVRQRLDWSEGAWIVGLFIAAIALATVNLGGVPLRDWDEGIVAQVAREIWIAPSGSQHWLFPTLWGKPYLNKPPLVHNLVALAYRFGGSATAWTARFPGALLTALSVPLLYGVGCELFPTRRPALLAALVYLTTLPVIRHGRLAMLDGALTCFAILTLWCVLRSRRDARWSLGIGLGLSLMVLTKGIAGLLVGAILGAFVLWDTPRLFLSLSFWCGLTLGSAPAIAWYAAQWSRYAETFAETALWAQSAERIWSTVDEHAEPPWFYLLQMLRSLPWLVVAAWGLNLAGREHPWSWARLVMVWCGLYFTAVTLMSTKLYWYVLPIYPGLALAAGAALADLECRPAAQPYPKFWALGAAGLSLTAAVYGLHLVQTNNNGITGVVIAVACLALTQGMSALLLWRRDPQFIAILFWGTYVSLFVFFSTPAWLWELEEAFPVLPVAAEIHNLPVSEPVYIAPKERPSLSFYSGRRVMPVSADNACERWHAAEAGSHFLLDPETLAALQFESLPGREIGPKLVMVRKLSAVEDASIPVAQCQPG
- a CDS encoding cation:proton antiporter, yielding MEGFSLTLQIVIAVFAGIGAQVLGETLKVPSIVFLLLSGLLLGSEGLGLLRPSELGVGLESLVALSVAIILFEGGLNLSLRDLGRVSSSLRNLVTLGTGLTLAGGGMAAHWLGEFPWQLAFLYASLVVVTGPTVIGPLLKQVAVDKQVATLLEGEGVLIDPVGAILAVVVLDTILNSNADAVVDVLVGLALRSAIGIGLGIAGGSLLGLALRRLNFLSEDLKNLVVLAGVWGLFGLSQMLQSESGLMTTVVAGIVLRDFSVPEERMLRRFKGQLTLLCVSVLFVLLSADLSVASIVALGWGSVLTVLVLMLLVRPLSVWLCTFNSNLHWRQKLFVAWVAPKGIVSASVASLFAILLTQRGYNGGDSLKAIVFLTIMMTVFAQGLTARWVANWLQITSEEATGAVIVGCNPLGRLVGRLFQEQGESVVMIDTDPDACALAEADNLPVFQSSALNADVLHEAGIGSVGTFLAMTSNGEVNSVLAQRAVEEFQPPRVFAVLPQSMPTAANGVKTKVNSAFVARLPIKTWNQYLTEGQMKLGRTVLGGEGLSFQQAHLQALIRAGELLPLLLRRSGRLQIARATEAWQQDDELVYILHDPRPKLLKRLSGSSSTSRLALEKLPEVEEVPLAAPTDKYPPVADPQL
- a CDS encoding polyribonucleotide nucleotidyltransferase; protein product: MQELERSIPFSGRDIKVKIGLLAPQAGGSAIIESGDTTVLVTATRSSAREGIDFLPLLVDYEERLYAAGRIPGGFLRREGRPPEKVTLTSRLIDRPLRPLIAQWIRDDIQIVATTLSMDEQVPPDVLAVTGASLATILAGIPFQGPMASVRVGLVGDDFIINPSFDEIARGDLDLVVAGSPDGVVMVEAGANQLPEQDVIEAIEFGYEAASDLIQAQRELMAELDLEIPIETPPAVAPELETFIRDRATDDIEQVLKQFELSKPERDAALDAVKATVVGAIAELPEDAPAARGVAADAKAISKVFKGVTRSLMRQQIVRDKVRVDGRSLDQVRPINCRVGLLPKRVHGSGMFRRGLTQVLSVATLGTPSDAQDLADELHPNDEKRYLHHYNFPPYSVGETKPMRSPGRREIGHGALAERAIVPVLPPKEDFPYVLRVVSEVLSSNGSTSMGSVCGSTLALMDAGVPIVKPVGGVAMGLIKESEEVRILTDIQGIEDFLGDMDFKVAGTDAGITALQMDMKITGLPLNVVADAIRQALPGRLHILEKMTAVLATPRPEMSEFAPRLLSHKIDPDLIGLVIGPGGRTIKGITEQTGAKIDIEDDGTVTVSSSDSEGAKRALSIVKGMTRKVTEGDVCVGRVTRIIPIGAFVEIAPGKEGMIHISQLADYRVGKVEDEVAIGDEVVVKVRELDSKGRINLTRLNIHPDEAAAAREAAATA